The following proteins are encoded in a genomic region of Triticum dicoccoides isolate Atlit2015 ecotype Zavitan chromosome 1B, WEW_v2.0, whole genome shotgun sequence:
- the LOC119332212 gene encoding uncharacterized protein LOC119332212: protein MGPVDVGPLSAMRGVRCVLWCDGWRWGKGGHGSHKIQLLLVELKAGVGVLSGEEDDTSCVRSVPPARGVSVLDQPRGWPSGRQRASALHPELQLRQARHFFAPLSRRCFYSVYGDGVASSAPFMSLRYCKAHHWTDVPERAVPLEIIIPDHLLLLDGSHYQNVCIIVVFTHVLYCMKLN, encoded by the exons ATGGGCCCCGTCGATGTCGGCCCCCTCAGCGCTATGAG GGGTGTGCGGTGCGTTTTATGGTGCGATGGATGGCGCTGGGGCAAGGGCGGCCACGGCTCGCACAAGATTCAGCTCCTGCTCGTGGAGTTAAAGGCCGGTGTTGGGGTCCTCAGCGGCGAGGAGGACGACACGTCGTGTGTACGCAGTGTTCCTCCCGCTCGTGGAGTGAGCGTTTTGGACCAGCCTCGAGGGTGGCCGTCCGGACGGCAACGAGCTTCGGCTCTGCATCCAGAGCTGCAACTCCGGCAGGCACGCCACTTCTTCGCCCCTCTCAGTCGCCGGTGCTTTTATTCTGTGTATGGCGATGGGGTTGCTTCATCTGCTCCGTTCATGTCGTTGAG GTATTGCAAGGCGCATCATTGGACTGATGTACCAGAAAGGGCAGTGCCACTAGAGATAATTATTCCAGATCACCTTCTACTTCTTGATGGAAGTCATTATCAGAATGTATGCATCATCGTGGTATTTACTCATGTACTATACTGTATGAAATTAAACTGA
- the LOC119332203 gene encoding uncharacterized protein LOC119332203 has protein sequence MLGRGLGMSAPQWRGGALDLRAALRSGGNLLFGLFVAAVLAFTLLAAVHSPDDPLLHPSSHQLTAFLTSATSNSTFLADDSVLRTGEDFATGSNSSEDAHATVGPKFIELSDVGSEKTEVETEQSVTVDTDTVTDPNSAAQEEKPIVEAVSCDTEAPVDCTGDRELFNLLMRTSIERFPDLHFYRFGRPVVVPESPMACDLAWRFRPAEDATGRTTYYKDYRRFTLTRDVNTCSLVVESIGEYHSGTGAKRSGRRKGKKGKKGKREAPVTTDFVPAKTQMRIDENGANADTTTAADQVFVVGDAVNDSMPVVASESDFSRGRYLIYMGGGERCKSMNHYIWGFLCALGEAQFLNRTLVMDFNVCLNSRYTASGKDEEKDFRLYFDFEHLKESASVIDQSQFWTDWGKWHKKDRLKNHYTEDIKVTPMKLRDVKDTLIMRKFGHVEPDNYWSRVCEGETEAMIKRPWHFLWKSRRLMEIVSAIASRMSWDFDSMHVVRGEKAQNTQLWPNLDADTSPENLLTTLNDKVGAGRYLYIATDESDKSFFDPLKNKYKTRFLDDFKDLWDENSEWYAETKELNNGNPVEFDGYMRVAVDTEVFLRGKRKLETFNDLTRDCKDGVNTCAAASGISG, from the coding sequence ATGCTGGGGCGAGGGTTGGGGATGTCGGCGCCGCAGTGGCGCGGGGGCGCACTCGACCTGCGCGCCGCGCTGCGGTCGGGCGGCAACCTCCTATTCGGGCTCTTCGTGGCCGCCGTCCTCGCGTTCAcgctcctcgccgccgtccacagCCCCGACGACCCGCTCCTGCACCCATCCTCCCACCAGCTCACCGCGTTCCTCACCTCCGCCACCTCCAACTCCACCTTCCTCGCCGACGACTCCGTGCTCCGTACCGGGGAGGACTTCGCCACCGGCTCCAACTCCTCCGAGGACGCCCACGCCACTGTCGGACCCAAGTTCATCGAGCTCTCCGATGTTGGATCCGAGAAAACGGAGGTAGAGACGGAGCAGTCCGTCACCGTCGACACCGACACCGTCACCGACCCCAACTCGGCCGCCCAGGAGGAGAAGCCTATCGTGGAGGCTGTTTCCTGCGACACGGAGGCGCCGGTGGACTGCACGGGGGATAGGGAGCTCTTCAACCTGCTCATGCGTACGTCGATCGAGAGGTTCCCCGACCTGCACTTCTATCGCTTCGGCCGCCCCGTCGTGGTGCCGGAGAGCCCCATGGCGTGCGACCTCGCCTGGCGCTTCCGCCCAGCCGAAGACGCCACAGGACGCACCACCTACTATAAGGACTACCGCCGGTTCACGCTCACCCGCGATGTCAACACATGCTCCCTCGTGGTGGAAAGCATCGGCGAGTACCACTCCGGCACCGGCGCCAAGCGCAGCGGGCGACGCAAGGGCaagaagggcaagaagggaaaGCGTGAGGCACCGGTGACCACAGACTTCGTGCCAGCCAAGACCCAGATGAGGATCGACGAGAATGGTGCTAATGCAGACACCACGACTGCTGCAGACCAGGTGTTTGTTGTCGGCGATGCCGTCAATGACAGCATGCCGGTGGTCGCTTCTGAGTCCGATTTCAGCCGCGGAAGGTACCTCATTTACATGGGAGGTGGTGAGAGATGCAAGAGCATGAACCACTACATTTGGGGCTTTTTGTGTGCGCTAGGTGAGGCGCAGTTCTTGAATCGGACACTTGTTATGGACTTCAACGTCTGCCTCAATTCCCGGTATACTGCCAGTGGCAAGGATGAAGAAAAAGATTTCAGGCTCTACTTTGATTTTGAGCACCTGAAGGAATCTGCATCTGTGATCGATCAGAGTCAGTTCTGGACAGACTGGGGGAAGTGGCACAAGAAGGATCGACTGAAGAACCACTACACTGAAGACATCAAGGTGACCCCCATGAAACTTCGTGACGTCAAGGACACGCTGATCATGAGGAAGTTTGGGCATGTTGAGCCGGATAACTACTGGTCACGTGTGTGCGAGGGTGAGACGGAGGCCATGATCAAACGGCCATGGCATTTCTTGTGGAAGTCGCGCCGCTTGATGGAGATTGTGTCTGCCATTGCCTCTCGAATGAGTTGGGATTTCGACTCGATGCACGTCGTGAGAGGAGAGAAAGCCCAGAACACACAGCTGTGGCCAAACCTTGATGCAGATACCTCGCCAGAAAATCTCCTTACGACACTCAATGATAAGGTTGGTGCCGGACGGTATTTGTACATTGCTACAGACGAGTCTGATAAATCCTTCTTCGACCCGCTGAAGAACAAGTATAAGACGCGTTTCCTGGATGATTTCAAGGACCTTTGGGATGAAAATAGTGAATGGTATGCTGAAACTAAGGAGCTCAACAATGGCAATCCGGTGGAGTTCGATGGTTACATGAGGGTTGCAGTTGACACTGAGGTGTTCCTCAGGGGGAAGAGGAAGTTGGAGACATTCAATGACCTAACACGCGACTGCAAGGATGGTGTCAATACATGCGCAGCCGCCTCCGGAATATCTGGTTGA